A genome region from Brooklawnia propionicigenes includes the following:
- the aceE gene encoding pyruvate dehydrogenase (acetyl-transferring), homodimeric type, with amino-acid sequence MIPREQPGPLLNGLPTNLPDTDVDETNEWLESLDGLIESGGRNRARYVMLRLNERARDQRIGVPSLVSTDYVNTIPKSKEVPYPGDPDLEQKVRHMLRWNAAIQVHRQQRPGVGVGGHIASYASAATLYEVGLMHFWRGKDHPGGGDQVFFQGHASPGMYARALLEGRLTENDLDGFRQEYSRPMGGRGLPSYPHPRRMPDFWEFPTVSMGIGPINAIYQASFNRYLENRGIKDTSQQHVWAFLGDGEMDEVESRGALQLATNEGLDNLTFVINCNLQRLDGPVRGNGKIIQELESFFRGAGWNVIKLVWGANWDPLLENDTEGALVNVMNTTRDGDFQTFKANDGAYVREHFFGRDPRTAAMVADWTDDQIWALRRGGLDYAKIYNAYKAATDYTGGPTVILAHTIKGYFLGSHFAGRNATHQMKKLAIDDLKGLRDRCNIPVSDEVLEADPYQPPYYNPGPSSPAIQYLLERRRELGGFVPERRGEPSKKLQLPDEKAYKATRKGSGNQKVATTMAFVRLLKDLLRDRGLAPFIVPIIPDEARTFGMDSFFPTIKIYNANGQQYTPVDHDLMLSYREATNGQIMHVGINEAGATAAFTAVGTSYATHGQPMIPIYIFYSMFGIQRTADMWWAAADQLARGFYIGATAGKTTLTGEGTQHMDGHSHILTSTNEGIVSYDPAYGYEIGYIVEDGLRRMYGDKPEDVAYYLTVYNEPMLQPAEPENVDAEGIRRGIHLIAEGGEGDKRAQLLASGVGVPWALEAQQLLKNDWGVESDVWSVTSWNELARDGRACDEEAFINPEAERRVPFVTQKLAGRQGPAVAVSDFMRAVHEQIRAWVPTDYYPLGADGFGFSDTRAAARRHLRIDGPSITVRALQALADRGELPREVVRQAIDRYQLNNVNAGSSGEVGGDA; translated from the coding sequence GTGATCCCTCGCGAGCAACCCGGCCCCCTGCTTAATGGCCTTCCTACCAACCTCCCGGACACTGATGTCGACGAGACCAATGAGTGGTTGGAGTCACTGGATGGGCTGATTGAATCAGGTGGACGCAACCGGGCCCGCTACGTCATGCTCCGGCTCAACGAACGAGCCCGTGATCAGCGCATCGGCGTTCCCTCGCTGGTGTCGACCGACTACGTCAATACCATCCCGAAGTCGAAGGAAGTGCCGTACCCCGGCGATCCCGATCTGGAGCAGAAGGTTCGCCATATGCTCCGCTGGAATGCGGCCATTCAGGTGCATCGCCAGCAGCGTCCCGGTGTCGGTGTCGGTGGCCACATCGCCAGCTATGCCTCGGCAGCCACCTTGTACGAGGTCGGCCTGATGCACTTCTGGCGTGGCAAGGATCATCCGGGTGGGGGCGATCAGGTCTTCTTCCAGGGCCACGCCTCGCCAGGCATGTACGCCCGAGCGCTGCTCGAAGGACGACTCACCGAAAACGACCTCGACGGCTTCCGTCAGGAATACAGCCGCCCCATGGGTGGCCGCGGGCTGCCGAGTTACCCGCACCCGCGCCGGATGCCCGACTTCTGGGAGTTCCCGACCGTCTCCATGGGCATCGGCCCGATCAACGCGATCTACCAGGCGTCCTTCAACCGCTACCTGGAGAACCGGGGCATCAAGGACACCAGCCAGCAGCACGTCTGGGCGTTCCTCGGCGACGGTGAGATGGACGAGGTCGAGTCGCGCGGTGCGCTGCAGCTGGCCACCAATGAGGGCCTCGACAACCTCACCTTCGTGATCAACTGCAATCTGCAGCGTCTGGACGGCCCGGTGCGCGGCAACGGCAAGATCATCCAGGAGCTGGAGTCGTTCTTCCGTGGCGCCGGCTGGAATGTCATCAAACTCGTCTGGGGTGCCAACTGGGATCCGCTGCTCGAGAACGACACCGAGGGCGCGCTGGTCAACGTGATGAACACCACGCGTGACGGTGACTTCCAGACCTTCAAGGCCAACGACGGCGCATACGTACGTGAGCATTTCTTCGGGCGTGACCCCCGCACGGCTGCGATGGTCGCGGACTGGACCGACGATCAGATCTGGGCCCTGCGCCGTGGCGGCCTGGACTACGCGAAGATCTACAACGCCTACAAGGCAGCCACCGACTACACCGGTGGGCCGACCGTCATCCTGGCGCACACCATCAAGGGTTACTTCCTCGGCAGCCACTTCGCTGGCCGCAATGCGACTCATCAGATGAAGAAGCTGGCGATCGACGACCTCAAGGGCCTGCGCGACCGCTGTAACATCCCGGTCTCCGATGAGGTGCTGGAAGCTGATCCCTACCAGCCGCCGTACTACAACCCCGGTCCGTCCAGCCCGGCAATCCAGTACCTGCTGGAGCGTCGCCGCGAGCTGGGCGGATTCGTCCCGGAGCGGCGCGGTGAACCCAGCAAGAAGCTGCAGTTGCCCGACGAGAAGGCGTACAAGGCCACCCGCAAGGGCTCGGGCAACCAGAAGGTCGCGACCACGATGGCCTTCGTGCGTCTGCTGAAGGATCTGTTGCGCGATCGCGGCCTTGCGCCGTTCATCGTCCCGATCATCCCGGACGAGGCCCGCACGTTCGGCATGGATTCGTTCTTCCCGACGATCAAGATCTACAACGCGAACGGTCAGCAGTACACGCCGGTCGATCACGACCTGATGCTGAGCTACCGCGAAGCCACCAACGGCCAGATCATGCACGTCGGCATCAATGAGGCCGGTGCCACGGCGGCGTTCACGGCGGTCGGCACCAGCTACGCCACCCACGGCCAGCCGATGATCCCGATCTACATCTTCTACTCGATGTTCGGTATCCAGCGCACCGCCGACATGTGGTGGGCCGCCGCCGACCAGTTGGCGCGAGGCTTCTACATCGGCGCCACGGCCGGCAAGACCACGCTGACAGGCGAGGGTACCCAGCACATGGATGGGCATTCGCACATCCTGACCTCGACCAATGAGGGCATTGTCAGCTACGACCCGGCCTATGGCTATGAGATCGGCTACATCGTCGAGGACGGCCTGCGCCGCATGTACGGGGACAAGCCCGAGGATGTCGCCTACTACCTGACGGTCTACAACGAGCCGATGCTGCAGCCGGCCGAGCCCGAGAATGTCGACGCCGAGGGCATTCGCCGCGGCATTCACCTGATCGCGGAAGGTGGCGAGGGTGACAAGCGCGCCCAGCTGCTCGCGTCCGGTGTCGGCGTGCCGTGGGCGCTGGAAGCCCAACAGCTGCTGAAGAACGACTGGGGCGTCGAATCGGATGTCTGGTCGGTGACCAGCTGGAATGAGCTGGCCCGCGACGGCCGTGCCTGCGACGAGGAGGCCTTCATCAACCCGGAGGCCGAACGACGAGTGCCGTTCGTCACCCAGAAGCTGGCCGGGCGCCAAGGCCCGGCGGTCGCGGTGAGCGACTTCATGCGTGCGGTTCACGAACAGATCCGCGCGTGGGTGCCGACCGACTACTACCCGCTGGGTGCCGATGGCTTCGGTTTCTCGGATACCCGGGCGGCGGCACGCCGGCACCTGCGCATTGATGGTCCGTCCATCACGGTGCGCGCGCTGCAGGCGCTGGCCGATCGCGGTGAACTGCCGCGTGAGGTCGTGCGTCAGGCGATCGACCGCTACCAGCTGAACAATGTCAACGCGGGTTCTTCCGGCGAGGTGGGTGGCGACGCGTAA
- a CDS encoding dihydrofolate reductase family protein, which produces MTKLTYYTATTLDGFLADPDDSLAWLLRQQIDDDGPFNYGQFIAGIGAIVMGSTTYEWVLRNDPEPWSYTVPAWVLTSRVLDIPEGADVRLASGDVRTVYSRMVEAAGGRDLWVVGGGNLAGQFADAGLLDEIIVSIAPVTLGSGKPLLPRRLDLRLAETSRNRAFVCARYQVLGRLREDR; this is translated from the coding sequence ATGACGAAGCTGACCTACTACACGGCCACTACGCTCGACGGTTTTCTTGCGGACCCCGATGATTCTCTTGCCTGGCTGCTGCGTCAACAGATCGACGATGACGGTCCCTTCAACTACGGGCAGTTCATCGCGGGCATCGGCGCGATCGTCATGGGATCGACCACCTACGAGTGGGTGCTGCGCAACGATCCCGAGCCCTGGTCCTACACGGTGCCGGCCTGGGTCCTGACGTCGCGCGTGCTCGACATCCCTGAGGGTGCGGATGTGCGACTGGCTTCCGGCGACGTGCGGACCGTCTATTCCCGGATGGTCGAAGCAGCAGGCGGACGGGATCTGTGGGTGGTGGGCGGGGGCAACCTCGCCGGCCAGTTCGCCGACGCCGGCCTGCTGGACGAGATCATCGTCTCGATTGCACCGGTGACCCTCGGGTCAGGCAAGCCACTGCTCCCCCGTCGCCTCGACCTGAGGCTGGCCGAAACCAGTCGCAACAGAGCCTTCGTCTGCGCCCGCTACCAGGTCCTCGGCCGGCTCCGCGAGGATCGCTGA
- a CDS encoding DUF3052 domain-containing protein encodes MVVSPQRPGSNGIDQLGLHEGMVVQELGWDDDVDQDLRDEIMDVIDGELIEDAVEAVDLVLLWQRDDADVADALVDAQRDLSDTGWICVLTPKIGRPGYVDPADIDEGATTAGMALTTVIEVCPDWQARKVVRPRGTRR; translated from the coding sequence ATGGTGGTATCCCCTCAGCGGCCAGGATCGAACGGTATCGACCAGCTTGGACTGCACGAAGGAATGGTCGTTCAAGAGCTGGGCTGGGACGATGACGTCGACCAGGACCTGCGTGACGAAATCATGGATGTGATCGATGGCGAGCTGATCGAGGACGCCGTCGAAGCCGTCGATTTGGTGCTGCTGTGGCAGCGCGATGATGCTGATGTGGCCGATGCACTCGTCGACGCTCAGCGCGATCTGTCGGACACCGGCTGGATCTGTGTGCTTACCCCCAAGATCGGGCGTCCGGGCTACGTCGACCCGGCCGATATCGATGAGGGGGCAACGACAGCGGGGATGGCGCTCACCACCGTGATCGAGGTCTGCCCCGACTGGCAGGCCCGAAAGGTCGTTCGTCCTCGCGGCACGCGCCGCTGA